The genome window AAGAGCAAAGTTGAGCTTGCTTACGAGGCGAGCGATGACTTCGGACTAAGCCAGATAGACCTTGTATACCAGAAGTTAACAGGGGAAACTTATGATTCCATGAAGCCCGGGAGAATAAGGATTGAGCGATTCCAACCCTCGGTGGGTCAGAAACTACTCGACTACCAGTGGGAGCTGGAAAAACTCGACTTGCATCCTGGTGAGCTAATCAGTTATTATTTAGAAGCCTGGGACAACGATACTATATCCGGGCCAAAGAGTAGCCTTTCCCAAACCTACTACCTGGAGGTATTTAGCTACCTTAAGGAACACGAAGACATTGAAGAAATGGAACACCATTTTAGAGAAGAGATATTACGTATTCTGGGAGACCAGATTGTAGCAAAGAGCAGAGTAGAAGATTGGAGCGAAACACAAGGCGTGGAAGAGTTAAAAAGCATCCACGCCGACCAGGGAAGAATTGAAAAGTTAACCGAAGACTTGCTCAATTATTTGAAAGAGCTCCTTCCGCGCATGGAGGCAGACCCTCTGGGCAATTTTCAAGTATATTCAGAATATAAAAACATGGAAGGAAACCTCCAGTACCTGAAAGATGAAAAAATGGCAGAGGTTTTATCTACAATGTCTGAAGCAGTGAAAGCAACGAGAGCCGATAGAAAAGAATACATGGAAAAGGTGAAGAACAATCAAGAAGAGATCATTTCCGAACTGGAAAAGATGTCTCTTTTAGCACAGGACCTTCTCCAGGATGAGAGAATGCGCGATGTACTGGGAACAGTCCAGGAGTTGTTAGAGAGTCAAGCAGACCTCGCTCAAAAGTTGGAAGAGATGGGAAAAGAAATAGATAAACATAAATTGGAGGAACTTAAAAAGAGCCTGGCGGAAATCTCAAAACTTATGGCCAAGCTGGTAAAAAGCCTTTCCCAGCTACCGCAAACTTTACCAGAAGAATTCATCAATCAAGATGCAATCAAGAGTCTCGAGTTGGGAGAAATGTCCAGTGATATAGAAAAGATGGCTGATAAAATCGCCAAGGGAGACCTGGAAGCTGCGTTGAACATAGCTAAGAATTTACTTAAAACGCTTTCCTCAACAATGGCCATCATGCAAGCTGCTGCCAATCAGGTTCCATCTTTTGGTAAGTCATCCCAACTGTCTCAAAAGGCAAACGAATATTCTCTGGAGTTGGAAAGACTAATTGCCGAAGAAAAAGAATTGATTGACCGCACCAACCAACTCGACAAGAAGCGATTGGAAGCCTTGTTTAAGAAACAAGAGTCCCTGTTAAAGGAGTTAGTTAAGTTACAAGAGGAGGCAATAAAAGAGGCGAAAAAATTACAGGGAAACCTAAAAGAAAAATTGAATTATATAAAGGCGTATCCTGCTATCTACCAGAATCTCTCCGTAGTGTTGAAGAGGATGGAGGAAGTTCTCAGTGAGCTAACTGGAGAGACTCCTCGCCGGGCAAGGGAGTTATTGAAAAAGTCCATTGAATATTTAAATAATATGTTGGGAGCTCTGGATAAATTCACCATCAAGATTGAGAAGGAGAAAGAGAAAATTTCAGATGAGCTGTCTAAATTATCTAAGGAAAAAGAAAAAGAGGAAGAGTTGACTCCTCAAGAGAAGAGCCTTCTATCCTTGAGGGAGAATTGGGAAGGGAAGGAGAGGGATACTTTTGAAACTAGAGAAAAGATTGTTGATCTACGAGAGAAAGAAGAGGAGATTGCAAAATTATTGGAGTTTGAAGAAGAGGGAATTGAAGTGTTTAAAAAAGAAGACCTCTTGGAACTTGAAACTCTGGCCAAAAAACAGAAGGAGCTGGAGAACCGTACTGGAAAACTGAAGCAGAAGTTAGAGGAACTTTCCGGCAAGACTTCTGCCATTGGCCCAGAAATTATCTCTAATATGGAGAAAGCTTCTTCGGCAATGGACGAGGCATCTGGAGAATTAGAGGAGAAGAAGACCGAGCCTGCCTTAGAGAAGGAGAGAGAAGCCCTCTACTATCTGGCTCAGGGAAAGGAAGGTCTTGCTTCGGCTTCTAAAAAATTGACAGAAATGGCAAAGAAAGGAGGGAAACCCCTGGTGGGCTTCCTTCAGCCAAGAGGAGGGACTCTTCCTGGAGGGAGAATGGGATTCAGGGAAGGGTACGTAAAGATTCCAGAAGCTCACGAGTACCAACCACCCAAGGAATTCCGCCAGGAACTTCTGGAAGCTCTCAAAGAGAAATACCCAGAAATTTACAAAGAACTGATTAAACAGTACTACCGGCGCCTCACAGAGTAGAATCAAAAGGAATAGCAGACTTTAGTCTGCATTAAGAAAGGAGGATGTTTAAATGGCATGGGAAGCAAAGAAATTTATCGAAGAGAAACTCTCGGAGGTAAAAAAGATTGTAGGAGATAAGAATGCCGTAGTGGCTACTTCAGGAGGAGTGGATAGCGTAGCCTGTGCATTTCTGGCACATAAAGCGCTAGGAGAAAAATTAACTGTTATTTTTATTGACGACGGGCTGATGAGAGAAGGTGAGCCTACTAAAGTGTCTGAGGAGTTAGGGAATTTAGGTGTAGAAGTTAAAATAGTTAATGCCAGGGATGAATTCTTCAAAGCGCTTAAAGGAATCGAGGACCCTGAAGAGAAGAGGAAAAAATTCAGAGATACTTTTTATAGAACACTGGGAAAGGCAGTAAAGGAGAATGGAGCCTCTTACCTCATTCAAGGCACGATAGCTGCGGACGTCTCAGAAACTGAAAGAGGTATTAAGACTCAGCATAACGTTCTGGAACAGATAGGAATCGATCCCACAGATTATGGATTTCAAGTTATCGAGCCTCTGAGAGAAATCTATAAACCCGAGGTAAGGGATGTGGCCAGAGAATTAGGGTTGCCGGAAGAAATTCACCAGAGAATGCCGTTTCCTGGACCTGGTTTAGCTACGAGAATCATAGGAGAAGTTAATCCTCAGAGGGTAGAGATGGTCAGGAAAGCAACCAGTATCGTAGAAGAAGAAATAAAAGAGTTAAAACCCTTCCAGGCACTTGCAGTTCTCATGAAAGATAGAGCCACAGGAATGGTTGAGGGGAAGAGAGTCTTTGGTAACATAATAGTGGTAAGAAGTGTTGAGTCTAAGAATGCAATGACTGCTTCTGTGAGTAGAATCCCCTGGGAAATTCTGGAGAAAATTCAACAGAGGATTACCGAGGAGATGCCTTCGGTAACCAAGGTCCTCTTTGATATTACTCCCAAGCCTCCCAGTACAATAGAGTATATTTGAGGAGTAAGCACGCTGCACTTGTAATAAGTAATTGTAGTGTAGCCCTTTATGGGCGTAATCTTTACGGGGACAAGCCTTACGCTACCAATTTTAAATTATGGGAGTCAAGATTAGTCTTTTGAAACTACTGGTTTCTATTTTCTTATTAATCTTTCCTACTCTACTTTATGGTGGGGATATAATCGTTGATGGTGAAAAATACTTAAATCAATGGAATGTGGAGAAAACTATGGAGCTTGCTCACCAGGCCGTATTGGAGCAACCGGAGAGAGCCGACTCCTACAGATTACTCGGATTAGCCTATTTTTATCAGGGAAGTTATGATAAAGCATTGCAGTATCTCCAGGTTGCATCCCTTATGGAACCAAGGATTGAACAGCGAAAGAGACTCCTCTCCTTTGTTGAGGGTACTAAGGAAATTACAGGAGAATTTAGTAATTATTCAAGTGAACATTTTATACTTCGCCTGGCCGATAGAGATAATCTTCTCGTTGACTATGCCCTCCATGCTCTGGAGAAAGCATATCAAGAAATACAAGGTGACCTGAACTATTTTCCAGAAGAGAAAATTCTGGTGGAAATATATCCTACAACTGAGGGATTCACCTACGCTTCCAGTCTCACCCCGAAGCAGATTGAAGTCTCCGGGGCAATTGGAATCTGTAAATTTAACCGAATTATGATTATTTCTCCTCGCTGCTTGGTATACGGTTATCGCTGGCTCGATGCTTTAGCTCACGAATTTATCCATTATCTTATTGCCAAAATAACGGGACTCAATATTCCTTTGTGGTTAAATGAGGGTCTTGCTAAGTATCATGAGACAAAGTGGAGAGTTAAACAACCGAACTATTTAATTCCCCTTTACAAAAATACCCTTTTGGGAGCATCGAGAGAGGGAAAATGGATCGATTTCTGGAAAATGCGTAGGGGCATGCCCAGTCTGGAAAGCCGGCAGGAAGTAATCCTGGCTTTTGCCGAAGTTTCCCTGGCAGTAGATTACCTACTCCAGTATAATGGAAGGAAGAAGTTAATCCATTTTCTCCAGGAACTTGGCAGAACTGCCTGGAAAGGAAGAGAAGAAAAGTTTGAGAAAGTGGAGAAACATTGGGACGAACTTTTCCGCCAATTCTTCGGGATAGACCAGAAAAAGTTTCAGAGCGTTTTGAGAGAGTTTCTAAAAGAAATGAAACTGGAAGAGACTCCAGGAATAGCATTAGATAGTTTTAAGTTAAAAGAAGAGGGAGAAGAAGTGGATGAACTGGAAGAGCATGTAGGAGTAGGAGCCCGTGGGCATGTGCGGCTGGGAGATATGTATCGTCAGAGAGGAAGGTCTAAGGTTGCTCTTATTCAATATGAGAAAGGTTTGAGAAAAGAACCCAATAATCATGTAATTCTCAATAAGATAGGTAAAACCTATAGCGCACTGGGAAAATTTAAAGAAGCAGAAGAATCATTCAAAAAATCCTTGGAGGTTAATCCTAACTACGGACCAACCTATACCAACCTTGGCACTTTCTACTTTGCTCAGGAGAAGTTAACACTGGCACTGGAAAATTACGAGGAGTCTAATCAGATTAATCCTTTTAATCCTCTTATTCATAAGTATATGGGCTTTATCTACTACAGACTCGGAGAGGAAGCAAAGGCGGAGAGAGAATGGACGATTGCCCGCAGGCTTCTTCCGGGCGATATAGAGGTGGAGTCCTGGCTCTTAGAGATGGAAAGAAAGGAACCTTAATTTACTCCTAAGACACTCCGATGGATCGGAGCTACTCCTCTAGGAGGAAGAATGTGGGAATTCTACTTGCCCACAAGAATAATTTTCGGCAGAGAGAGTTTAAATAGACTGGGTATAGAAGTTAAGCCTCTGGGAGAGCCTATTCTTCTTGTCACTGGAAAGAGGGCTCTTCGGGAGAGTGGTATCCTGGATAGGGTTAGTCGAATCTTAAACAAGGAGAAAATCACCTCTGTCCTTTACGACCAGGTCTCTCCAGAACCTGATACTGAAGTAGTGGATAGGGGTGTAACCTTCGCTCGTCAGAATAGATGCAAAGTTGTAGTAGGGATTGGTGGTGGAAGCGCTATTGACGTAGCTAAAGCAATTGCCGGACTCGGGCTTGAGGAGAGTTTCGCTTCCATAGCCGAATATCTGGAAGGGAAAGGGACTAAAAGGATAAATTCATACGGTCTTCCTTTTATTGCCATTCCCACCACGGCTGGAACCGGAGCAGAGGTCGCCAGGAATGCTGTGATTATCAATAGGAATACGAGAAGTAAAAGGAGTTTTCGCAGTAACTATCTATTTGCCAGGATAGCCATTATCGATCCCACTTTGACCGTAGACCTTCCTCAAAAGATAACTGCCTCAACCGGAATAGATACTTTGACTCATCTCATCGAGGGATACGTTTCTCGAAAAGCGAATCTTCTAACGGATATTCTGGCAATTAAGGGTATTAGTCTGGTGGGAGAATCTCTAATTTCTGCATACAATAATGGTTCTGACCTGGAAGCAAGGGAGAAAATGTGCTTAGCCAGTCTTCTGGGTGGTGTTGTGCTCACAAATTCTGGTTTGGGTATTGCTCATGGAGTGTCCCCATTTTTGGGAGCATTACACGGAATTCCTCATGGTGTGGCAAACGGCATACTTCTTCCGCGGGCAATAGAATTTAATTTGTCCTCAAGCATTCAGAAATTCAAATCTGTTGCCTCTGCTCTGGGAGAGAAAATAGAGGGTCTAACAGAAAAAGAGGCTGCAGGTAAGACTCTTTCTGCAGTGGAGAGGATAGTTAAGGAACTGGGAATTCCTCAAAGTTTAGAAGAATTTGGTGTGAAGTCGGAAGACCTGCCTGAGCTTGCTAAAAAATCTCTCACTTCCAACTCCACCAGAGGGAATCCTCGCGAAGTGAGTTATGAAGACCTCTTGTTATTTTTAAAGAAGATACTGTAGCCGCAGGCTTCAGCCTGCGTCTGGAGTAGCAGGCTTCAGCCTGCGCAGATAAAC of bacterium contains these proteins:
- the guaA gene encoding glutamine-hydrolyzing GMP synthase encodes the protein MAWEAKKFIEEKLSEVKKIVGDKNAVVATSGGVDSVACAFLAHKALGEKLTVIFIDDGLMREGEPTKVSEELGNLGVEVKIVNARDEFFKALKGIEDPEEKRKKFRDTFYRTLGKAVKENGASYLIQGTIAADVSETERGIKTQHNVLEQIGIDPTDYGFQVIEPLREIYKPEVRDVARELGLPEEIHQRMPFPGPGLATRIIGEVNPQRVEMVRKATSIVEEEIKELKPFQALAVLMKDRATGMVEGKRVFGNIIVVRSVESKNAMTASVSRIPWEILEKIQQRITEEMPSVTKVLFDITPKPPSTIEYI
- a CDS encoding DUF4175 family protein, translated to KSKVELAYEASDDFGLSQIDLVYQKLTGETYDSMKPGRIRIERFQPSVGQKLLDYQWELEKLDLHPGELISYYLEAWDNDTISGPKSSLSQTYYLEVFSYLKEHEDIEEMEHHFREEILRILGDQIVAKSRVEDWSETQGVEELKSIHADQGRIEKLTEDLLNYLKELLPRMEADPLGNFQVYSEYKNMEGNLQYLKDEKMAEVLSTMSEAVKATRADRKEYMEKVKNNQEEIISELEKMSLLAQDLLQDERMRDVLGTVQELLESQADLAQKLEEMGKEIDKHKLEELKKSLAEISKLMAKLVKSLSQLPQTLPEEFINQDAIKSLELGEMSSDIEKMADKIAKGDLEAALNIAKNLLKTLSSTMAIMQAAANQVPSFGKSSQLSQKANEYSLELERLIAEEKELIDRTNQLDKKRLEALFKKQESLLKELVKLQEEAIKEAKKLQGNLKEKLNYIKAYPAIYQNLSVVLKRMEEVLSELTGETPRRARELLKKSIEYLNNMLGALDKFTIKIEKEKEKISDELSKLSKEKEKEEELTPQEKSLLSLRENWEGKERDTFETREKIVDLREKEEEIAKLLEFEEEGIEVFKKEDLLELETLAKKQKELENRTGKLKQKLEELSGKTSAIGPEIISNMEKASSAMDEASGELEEKKTEPALEKEREALYYLAQGKEGLASASKKLTEMAKKGGKPLVGFLQPRGGTLPGGRMGFREGYVKIPEAHEYQPPKEFRQELLEALKEKYPEIYKELIKQYYRRLTE
- a CDS encoding iron-containing alcohol dehydrogenase, translated to MWEFYLPTRIIFGRESLNRLGIEVKPLGEPILLVTGKRALRESGILDRVSRILNKEKITSVLYDQVSPEPDTEVVDRGVTFARQNRCKVVVGIGGGSAIDVAKAIAGLGLEESFASIAEYLEGKGTKRINSYGLPFIAIPTTAGTGAEVARNAVIINRNTRSKRSFRSNYLFARIAIIDPTLTVDLPQKITASTGIDTLTHLIEGYVSRKANLLTDILAIKGISLVGESLISAYNNGSDLEAREKMCLASLLGGVVLTNSGLGIAHGVSPFLGALHGIPHGVANGILLPRAIEFNLSSSIQKFKSVASALGEKIEGLTEKEAAGKTLSAVERIVKELGIPQSLEEFGVKSEDLPELAKKSLTSNSTRGNPREVSYEDLLLFLKKIL
- a CDS encoding tetratricopeptide repeat protein, which codes for MKLLVSIFLLIFPTLLYGGDIIVDGEKYLNQWNVEKTMELAHQAVLEQPERADSYRLLGLAYFYQGSYDKALQYLQVASLMEPRIEQRKRLLSFVEGTKEITGEFSNYSSEHFILRLADRDNLLVDYALHALEKAYQEIQGDLNYFPEEKILVEIYPTTEGFTYASSLTPKQIEVSGAIGICKFNRIMIISPRCLVYGYRWLDALAHEFIHYLIAKITGLNIPLWLNEGLAKYHETKWRVKQPNYLIPLYKNTLLGASREGKWIDFWKMRRGMPSLESRQEVILAFAEVSLAVDYLLQYNGRKKLIHFLQELGRTAWKGREEKFEKVEKHWDELFRQFFGIDQKKFQSVLREFLKEMKLEETPGIALDSFKLKEEGEEVDELEEHVGVGARGHVRLGDMYRQRGRSKVALIQYEKGLRKEPNNHVILNKIGKTYSALGKFKEAEESFKKSLEVNPNYGPTYTNLGTFYFAQEKLTLALENYEESNQINPFNPLIHKYMGFIYYRLGEEAKAEREWTIARRLLPGDIEVESWLLEMERKEP